A region from the Mesorhizobium sp. J8 genome encodes:
- a CDS encoding bifunctional aldolase/short-chain dehydrogenase codes for MKNLWNDADAEKMVADYAKKGVGRDLALRVYTTRLLGGEPRLVLHGGGNTSCKTRATDLLGDEWDVLCVKGSGWDMAVIEPQGLPAVKMGALLKARSLDKLSDEDMVALQRSNLIDPASPNPSVETLLHAFLPHKFVDHTHSTAILAIVDQEDSKPLIKTVFGDKMGYVPYIKPGFDLAKVAAEVFDADPSVEGLILDKHGIFTFGDDAKQAYDRMIHYVTVAEDYVAKNGKPQAAKAALPAKLAKPSDIAPTLRGAVAVARGEGRFDRMISDFRTSDAIVDFINSAKIADYAGRGVSTPDLSIRIKTGPMAVPAPDADKLGDYKAVVRSHVEAFVKDYTAYFETNDALDDVKRTMLDPMPRLTLVPGLGMFGHGRTLKDAKIASDVGEMWIEAVRGAEAVGNFHPLSKADLFPLEYWSLEQAKLASNKPKPLTGQVVLVTGGAGAIGAATAKLFAANGAHAVIVDLDAGKAAEAAKAAGNNSISVAADITKPAEMRAAFDKAVAVYGGVDILVSNAGAAWEGRIGELDDATLRKSFELNFFAHHSAAQNAVRIMLEQGTGGVLLFNTSKQAINPGPKFGAYGIPKAATLFLSRQYALDYGAYGIRSNAVNADRIRSGLLTDAMIASRSGARGVSEKEYMSGNLLGQEVTADDVAQAFLHQALAERTTADVTTVDGGNIAAALR; via the coding sequence ATGAAGAACCTTTGGAATGACGCCGACGCGGAAAAGATGGTTGCCGACTATGCCAAGAAGGGCGTCGGCCGTGATCTTGCGCTACGCGTCTACACGACCCGCCTGCTCGGCGGCGAGCCGCGGCTGGTGCTGCATGGCGGCGGCAACACCTCCTGCAAGACCAGGGCCACCGATCTCCTCGGCGACGAATGGGATGTGCTGTGCGTCAAGGGCAGCGGCTGGGACATGGCCGTCATCGAGCCGCAAGGCCTGCCGGCGGTGAAGATGGGCGCGCTGCTCAAGGCGCGCTCTCTGGACAAGCTCTCCGACGAGGACATGGTGGCGCTGCAGCGCTCCAACCTCATCGATCCCGCCTCCCCCAATCCCTCTGTCGAAACGCTGCTGCACGCCTTCCTGCCGCACAAATTCGTCGACCACACGCATTCGACGGCGATCCTCGCCATTGTCGACCAGGAGGACAGCAAGCCTCTGATCAAGACCGTGTTCGGCGACAAGATGGGTTACGTGCCCTACATCAAGCCGGGCTTCGACCTTGCCAAGGTGGCGGCGGAAGTCTTCGACGCCGACCCCAGCGTCGAAGGCCTTATCCTCGACAAGCATGGCATCTTCACCTTCGGCGACGACGCCAAGCAGGCCTATGACCGCATGATCCACTACGTGACTGTGGCCGAGGATTATGTCGCCAAAAACGGCAAGCCGCAGGCGGCCAAGGCCGCGCTGCCGGCAAAGCTCGCGAAGCCCAGCGACATCGCGCCGACGCTGCGCGGCGCCGTGGCCGTGGCGCGGGGCGAAGGCCGCTTCGACCGCATGATCAGCGACTTCCGCACCTCCGACGCCATCGTCGATTTCATCAATTCCGCGAAGATCGCCGACTATGCCGGCCGCGGCGTGTCAACGCCGGACCTGTCGATCCGCATCAAGACAGGGCCGATGGCGGTGCCGGCGCCCGACGCCGACAAGCTCGGCGACTACAAGGCCGTGGTGCGCAGCCATGTCGAGGCCTTCGTCAAGGACTACACCGCCTATTTCGAGACCAATGACGCGCTGGACGACGTCAAGCGCACCATGCTCGACCCGATGCCGCGCCTGACGCTGGTGCCGGGGCTAGGCATGTTCGGCCATGGCCGCACGCTGAAGGATGCCAAGATCGCGTCGGATGTCGGTGAGATGTGGATCGAAGCGGTGCGCGGCGCCGAGGCCGTCGGCAATTTCCATCCGCTCTCCAAGGCCGATCTGTTTCCGCTTGAATACTGGTCACTGGAGCAGGCGAAGCTCGCTTCCAACAAGCCGAAGCCGCTGACCGGCCAGGTCGTGCTGGTCACCGGCGGCGCCGGCGCAATCGGCGCCGCGACCGCAAAGCTGTTCGCCGCCAATGGCGCGCATGCCGTTATCGTCGACCTCGACGCAGGCAAGGCAGCGGAAGCAGCAAAGGCTGCCGGCAACAACTCGATCAGCGTCGCTGCCGACATCACCAAGCCGGCCGAGATGCGCGCCGCCTTCGACAAGGCGGTCGCCGTCTATGGCGGCGTCGACATCCTGGTCTCCAACGCGGGCGCCGCCTGGGAAGGCCGTATCGGCGAACTGGATGATGCCACTTTGCGCAAGAGCTTCGAGCTCAACTTCTTCGCCCATCACTCGGCGGCGCAGAACGCGGTGCGTATCATGCTGGAACAGGGCACGGGCGGCGTGCTCCTCTTCAACACCTCCAAGCAGGCGATCAATCCCGGGCCGAAATTCGGCGCATACGGCATTCCGAAGGCGGCGACGCTGTTCCTGTCCCGGCAATATGCGCTGGACTACGGGGCCTATGGCATCCGCTCCAATGCGGTGAATGCCGATCGCATCCGCTCCGGGCTCCTGACCGACGCCATGATCGCCAGCCGTTCCGGCGCGCGCGGCGTCTCGGAAAAGGAATACATGTCCGGTAATCTGCTCGGGCAGGAGGTAACGGCCGACGACGTGGCGCAGGCCTTCCTGCATCAGGCGCTGGCCGAACGCACCACGGCGGACGTGACGACGGTTGACGGCGGCAACATCGCGGCGGCGCTGCGCTGA
- a CDS encoding sugar-binding transcriptional regulator: MAIRPAEQLIHKAAWLYYAHGLRQDEVASQLNISRASVAMYLRKARETGIVNISTSTQLFTDDVMARKVEDAFGLDAVWIAPENAYLADPSTDIAVLAASVFLELVKKGDRIGVAWGRTVYTIADIMSFADLQDVTVVQLCGNLGAPYSYRPDQCTMEIARRLNAKGLNFYAPLVLSTEELAKSLRGEPVIRDQLAGIADCDLALYSVGAVDADSHLVKCGALSPAEMEALRSQGAAGVIAGQIIDAEGEVLDCSYNRRVISAELASLRAIGKRLMVVQEDTKFEPLLAAIAGGLCTHLVVGAHMAERLLQHAGAASKKAS, encoded by the coding sequence ATGGCGATCAGACCGGCAGAACAGCTCATCCACAAGGCCGCCTGGCTTTACTATGCGCACGGCCTTCGTCAGGACGAAGTGGCGAGCCAGCTCAACATTTCACGCGCATCGGTCGCCATGTATCTGCGCAAGGCACGCGAGACCGGCATCGTCAACATCTCGACCTCGACGCAGCTTTTCACCGACGATGTCATGGCGCGCAAGGTCGAAGATGCCTTCGGGCTCGACGCCGTCTGGATCGCCCCGGAGAACGCCTATCTCGCCGATCCCTCGACCGATATCGCGGTGCTTGCGGCGAGCGTCTTCCTCGAGCTGGTGAAGAAGGGCGACCGCATCGGCGTCGCCTGGGGCCGCACGGTCTACACCATCGCCGACATCATGTCCTTTGCCGACCTGCAGGACGTCACCGTGGTGCAGCTGTGCGGCAATCTCGGCGCGCCCTATTCCTATCGGCCGGACCAATGCACGATGGAGATCGCGCGGCGGCTCAACGCCAAGGGCCTGAATTTCTATGCGCCGCTGGTTCTGTCGACGGAAGAGCTGGCGAAGAGCCTGCGCGGCGAGCCGGTGATCCGCGACCAGCTGGCCGGCATCGCCGATTGCGACCTGGCGCTCTATTCCGTCGGCGCGGTCGATGCCGACAGCCATCTGGTGAAATGCGGCGCGCTGTCGCCGGCCGAGATGGAGGCGCTGCGCAGCCAGGGTGCCGCCGGCGTCATCGCCGGTCAGATCATCGACGCAGAGGGCGAAGTGCTCGACTGCAGCTACAACCGGCGCGTCATCTCCGCCGAGCTCGCCTCGCTGCGCGCCATCGGGAAGCGGCTGATGGTGGTGCAGGAAGACACCAAGTTCGAGCCGCTGCTTGCGGCCATTGCCGGCGGGCTCTGCACGCATCTGGTGGTCGGCGCGCATATGGCCGAGCGTCTCCTCCAGCACGCCGGCGCGGCAAGCAAGAAGGCCTCATAG
- a CDS encoding acyl-CoA synthetase — protein sequence MANPYEQDLDRNAANHQPLTPLTYLERAAKTYPEHIAIIHGGQRITYRDFWRRSLKLASALAKRDIGKGDTVTVMLSNTPPMLEAHFGVPMTRAVLHSLNTRLDAAVIAFQLDHADSKVLIVDREFSGVVRQALALAKVKPLVIDYDDPHYAADAPYPKGERIGTLDYEDLLAGGDEAFAWSMPDDEWDAISLNYTSGTTGNPKGVVYHHRGAALMAYTNTIHAGMAKHAVYLWTLPMFHCNGWCFPWTLAVQAGTHVCLRWVRAKPMYDAIADHGVTHLCGAPIVMSVLINAKDEDKRQFPQTVTFNTAAAPPPEAVLSGMADAGFAVTHLYGLTETYGPAVVNEWHNEWDGLEKGLKAAKKARQGVRYAALEGLTVMNPETMVETPADGETIGEVMFRGNIVMKGYLKNRKATDEAFAGGWFHSGDLGVMHPDGYIQLKDRSKDIIISGGENISSIEVEDALYKHPSVASCGVVARADEKWGEVPVAYVELKPGKTATEAEIIEHCRGLLARFKVPKAVVFAEIPKTSTGKIQKFRLREMAKGT from the coding sequence ATGGCCAATCCCTACGAACAGGATCTCGACAGGAACGCCGCCAACCACCAGCCGCTGACGCCGCTCACTTATCTCGAGCGCGCGGCCAAGACCTATCCCGAGCACATCGCCATCATCCATGGCGGCCAGCGCATCACCTATCGCGATTTCTGGCGCCGCTCGCTGAAGCTTGCTTCCGCGCTTGCCAAGCGCGACATCGGCAAGGGCGACACGGTGACGGTGATGCTGTCCAACACGCCGCCGATGCTGGAAGCGCATTTCGGCGTGCCGATGACCAGAGCGGTGCTGCATTCGCTGAACACCCGTCTCGACGCCGCCGTCATCGCCTTCCAGCTCGACCATGCCGACTCGAAGGTGCTGATCGTCGACCGCGAATTCTCGGGCGTCGTCAGGCAAGCGCTGGCATTGGCCAAGGTGAAGCCGTTGGTCATCGACTATGACGACCCGCACTATGCGGCCGACGCGCCCTATCCGAAAGGCGAACGCATCGGCACGCTCGATTACGAAGATCTTCTCGCCGGGGGCGACGAGGCTTTCGCCTGGTCGATGCCTGATGACGAGTGGGACGCCATCTCGCTCAACTACACTTCCGGCACGACGGGCAATCCGAAAGGCGTCGTCTATCATCATCGTGGTGCCGCGCTGATGGCCTACACCAACACCATCCATGCGGGCATGGCCAAGCACGCGGTCTATCTCTGGACGCTGCCGATGTTCCATTGCAACGGCTGGTGCTTCCCCTGGACCTTGGCCGTACAGGCCGGCACCCATGTCTGCCTGCGCTGGGTGCGGGCAAAGCCGATGTATGACGCCATCGCCGACCATGGGGTCACGCATCTCTGCGGCGCGCCCATCGTCATGTCGGTGCTGATCAACGCGAAAGACGAGGACAAGCGCCAATTCCCGCAGACCGTTACCTTCAACACCGCCGCGGCGCCGCCGCCTGAGGCCGTGCTCTCCGGCATGGCCGATGCCGGCTTCGCCGTCACCCATCTCTACGGCCTGACCGAGACCTACGGCCCCGCCGTCGTCAACGAATGGCACAATGAGTGGGATGGATTGGAGAAGGGCCTCAAGGCAGCGAAGAAAGCGCGCCAGGGCGTGCGCTATGCCGCGCTCGAGGGCCTGACGGTGATGAACCCCGAGACGATGGTGGAGACGCCGGCCGATGGCGAGACCATCGGCGAGGTCATGTTCCGCGGCAACATCGTCATGAAGGGGTACCTGAAGAACCGCAAGGCGACCGACGAGGCCTTCGCCGGCGGCTGGTTCCACTCCGGGGATCTGGGCGTCATGCACCCCGACGGCTATATCCAACTCAAGGACCGCTCCAAGGACATCATCATCTCGGGCGGCGAGAACATCTCGTCCATCGAGGTCGAGGACGCGCTCTATAAGCATCCGTCGGTCGCCTCCTGCGGCGTGGTGGCGCGCGCGGACGAAAAATGGGGCGAGGTGCCGGTCGCCTATGTCGAGCTCAAGCCCGGCAAGACCGCGACCGAGGCCGAGATCATCGAGCATTGCCGAGGGCTGCTCGCCCGCTTCAAGGTGCCGAAGGCGGTGGTGTTCGCGGAAATCCCGAAGACGTCGACGGGCAAGATCCAGAAGTTCCGGCTTAGGGAAATGGCGAAGGGGACGTAG
- a CDS encoding TetR family transcriptional regulator, with product MSEAANIVADPARQENVTRILDCAERLFRHYGYGKTNVADIARELGMSPANIYRFFASKVEIHQAVCGRMLGASYNMAYEIMHLPISAEERLRRYIHAQYKMTLEVMLDQEKVHEMVIVALERDWGVIDAHVNRIHDLYAEVIREGIEAGEFREQDPETASRCFGAATVILCHPQMVAQCLAKTNRAMPDELIDYAIRALK from the coding sequence ATATCCGAAGCCGCCAACATCGTGGCAGACCCCGCCAGACAGGAGAATGTGACCCGCATTCTCGACTGCGCCGAGCGGCTGTTCCGCCATTACGGCTACGGCAAGACCAACGTCGCCGACATCGCCCGCGAGCTCGGCATGTCGCCGGCCAACATCTACCGCTTCTTTGCCTCCAAGGTCGAAATCCACCAGGCCGTCTGCGGCCGCATGCTCGGCGCCAGCTACAACATGGCCTACGAGATCATGCATCTGCCGATCAGCGCCGAGGAGCGGCTGCGCCGCTACATCCATGCCCAGTACAAGATGACGCTGGAGGTCATGCTTGACCAGGAGAAGGTGCATGAAATGGTCATCGTCGCGCTGGAGCGCGACTGGGGCGTCATCGACGCGCATGTGAACAGAATCCACGACCTCTATGCCGAGGTGATCCGCGAGGGCATCGAGGCCGGCGAGTTCAGGGAGCAGGATCCGGAGACGGCCTCGCGCTGCTTCGGCGCCGCGACCGTCATTCTGTGCCACCCGCAGATGGTGGCGCAGTGCCTTGCCAAGACCAACCGGGCGATGCCCGACGAACTTATCGACTACGCCATCAGAGCCTTGAAATAG
- a CDS encoding efflux RND transporter periplasmic adaptor subunit encodes MSLSSSIFRRLPAAGLPTAAVIAAVLGLAGCSQEKAEVVQEVVRPVKVVEIGEAQTTRQLDYSGSVRARTEMNLGFRIAGKVTERLVDIGQHVNEGDVLARIDPADYELSVKSAAASLDAAERQVETVDLARKRAEQLYAKNFAPKSQLDQARLTYDQAVATRDAARSTLAQAQNQVQYADLKASKNGIVTAISADVGQVVAAGTPVMTVAVDGEKEVSIAVPEMDIAGFHPGKEVKASFWSDEGLTLEGKVREVAGSADPQSRTFAVRVSLPNDPRVLLGMTANVQATVGSKAELVSIPLTAMTEKDGKQIVWTVDRASDTVHPRPIKVASFTADGVAVADGLKQGDVVVAAGTQFMTDNLKVKLSSDAQQSASAESDVATTSSLR; translated from the coding sequence GTGTCTTTGTCCAGTTCCATCTTCCGCAGGCTGCCGGCTGCCGGCCTCCCAACCGCCGCCGTCATCGCGGCAGTGCTCGGCCTTGCCGGCTGCAGCCAGGAGAAGGCCGAGGTCGTCCAGGAAGTCGTCCGGCCGGTGAAGGTTGTCGAGATCGGCGAGGCACAGACGACCCGTCAGCTCGACTATTCCGGTTCGGTGCGCGCCCGCACCGAGATGAATCTCGGCTTTCGCATCGCCGGCAAGGTCACCGAGCGCCTGGTCGACATCGGCCAGCATGTGAACGAGGGCGACGTGCTCGCCCGCATCGATCCCGCCGACTACGAATTGTCGGTGAAGAGCGCCGCGGCCAGCCTCGACGCCGCCGAGCGCCAGGTCGAGACTGTCGACCTTGCCAGGAAGCGCGCCGAGCAGCTCTATGCCAAGAATTTCGCGCCGAAGTCGCAGCTCGACCAGGCGCGGCTGACCTACGACCAGGCGGTGGCGACCCGCGATGCCGCCCGTTCGACGCTGGCCCAGGCGCAGAATCAGGTTCAGTACGCCGATCTGAAGGCCAGCAAGAACGGCATCGTCACCGCCATCTCCGCCGATGTCGGCCAGGTGGTCGCCGCCGGCACGCCCGTCATGACCGTCGCGGTCGATGGCGAGAAGGAAGTGTCGATCGCGGTGCCGGAGATGGACATCGCCGGCTTCCATCCGGGCAAGGAGGTCAAGGCAAGCTTCTGGTCTGACGAGGGGCTGACGCTTGAGGGCAAGGTCCGCGAGGTCGCCGGCAGCGCCGATCCGCAGTCGCGCACCTTCGCGGTCCGGGTCTCGCTGCCCAATGATCCGCGCGTGCTGCTCGGCATGACCGCCAATGTCCAGGCGACCGTCGGCAGCAAGGCTGAGCTCGTCTCGATCCCGCTGACCGCGATGACCGAGAAGGACGGCAAGCAGATCGTCTGGACCGTCGATCGCGCCTCCGACACGGTGCATCCGCGCCCGATCAAGGTCGCCAGCTTCACCGCCGACGGCGTCGCCGTGGCCGACGGCCTGAAACAGGGCGATGTCGTGGTCGCGGCCGGCACCCAATTCATGACCGACAATTTGAAGGTCAAGCTTTCCAGCGACGCCCAGCAATCCGCCTCGGCGGAGAGCGACGTCGCGACCACCAGCAGCCTGCGCTGA
- a CDS encoding efflux RND transporter permease subunit, protein MTTTDSSTEKRPFNLSRWAIGHPSIARFLFGLIILAGALGLMRMGQKEDPDFTFRVMVVQAIWPGASIQDMEDQVVNKIERKLQETPHLDFVRSYTRAGSAIITLQIKGDTNAEEVKDAFYQVRKKVGDISSELPQGLLGPYFNDEFGDTFITLHSISGDGFTYPELKKFAIQARDMLLTTPGVEKAVIIGDQPEKIYIDVSSKALAERGLTILDLQNAVKGQNAVDPAGSVDTGLRSVRISVEGDVTRAADIRELRLRSGNQVTRLGDIATVSSGLEDPYERKYRFNGHESVQVGVVMAKGFNVRDVGKDVEATYQRFEAGLPYGVSVDQISDQPEVVKDAVNEFMEALGEALLIVLVVSFLSIGWRSGLVIAIAIPLVLAATFAIMYEIGIDLQRISLGALIIALGLLVDDAMIVVEMMERKLEEGLVKIEAASFAYTSTAFPMLTGTLITTAGFIPVGFAASTAGEYVRTLFYVVGIALVVSWFVAVYFTPWLGYMILKQRKHAGTHHDVFDTRFYRRLRATVTWAVRHRIIVLVMTLVTFAASLWAFQFIPQNFFPQSSRPEILVDLWLPEGTSIKEVENQAKALESRMMDDPDKRFIATYIGEGAPRFFLPLDQQLRNPNFAQLLVMAKDEPARERLIVKMRGILAKDFPSIRGKVDRLFLGPPTGWPVQMRVMGPDRKEVRRIAEEVKAKFQANPLLGAIHDDWLEPVPAMKLVIDQDRARALGVTSQRIRQMLQATMSGAPLDDFRDGEETVSIVAREPDATRHLLSSVDSVYIPTDFGGSVPLSQVAKVVPVMEQGIEWRRDRLPTISVRATLPDGVQSNDVVTKMYNDMKDLRAGLAPGYKIEIQGGAEDSAESQASIAAKAPIMLAIIVVLLMVQLQHFGKSMLVLATGPLGIIGAAAALLISGAPFGFVAILGVIALLGIIMRNSIILVDQIDQDIAAGMERSEAIVGAAVRRFRPIMLTALTAVLALIPISRAVFWGPLAYAMMGGILVATVLTILVLPAGYALFFGRAPKKAPSDEQAPEPETVEGIERPQLALAAE, encoded by the coding sequence ATGACCACGACGGATAGCAGCACTGAAAAGCGGCCCTTCAATCTTTCGCGCTGGGCGATCGGACATCCGAGCATCGCTCGCTTCCTGTTCGGGCTGATCATCCTGGCCGGCGCGCTCGGCCTGATGCGCATGGGCCAGAAGGAAGACCCAGACTTCACTTTCCGCGTCATGGTGGTGCAGGCGATCTGGCCGGGCGCCTCGATCCAGGACATGGAGGACCAGGTCGTCAACAAGATCGAGCGTAAGCTGCAGGAAACGCCGCATCTCGACTTCGTGCGCTCCTACACCCGCGCCGGCAGCGCCATCATCACGCTTCAGATCAAGGGCGACACCAACGCCGAGGAGGTGAAGGACGCCTTCTATCAGGTGCGCAAGAAGGTGGGCGACATTTCCAGTGAGTTGCCGCAAGGCCTGCTCGGTCCGTATTTCAACGACGAGTTCGGCGATACTTTCATCACGCTGCATTCGATCAGCGGCGACGGCTTCACCTATCCGGAGCTGAAGAAGTTCGCCATCCAGGCGCGCGACATGCTCTTGACGACGCCCGGCGTCGAGAAGGCCGTCATCATCGGCGACCAGCCGGAGAAGATCTATATCGACGTCTCGTCAAAGGCGTTGGCCGAGCGTGGCCTGACCATCCTCGACCTGCAGAACGCCGTGAAAGGGCAGAACGCCGTCGATCCGGCAGGCTCCGTCGACACCGGGCTGCGCTCGGTGCGCATCTCCGTCGAGGGCGACGTCACCAGGGCCGCCGACATCCGCGAGCTCAGGCTGCGCTCCGGCAACCAGGTGACGCGTCTCGGCGACATCGCCACCGTCTCTTCCGGCCTCGAGGATCCTTACGAGCGGAAATATCGCTTCAACGGCCATGAGAGCGTCCAGGTTGGCGTCGTCATGGCCAAGGGCTTCAACGTCAGGGATGTCGGCAAGGATGTCGAGGCGACCTACCAGCGTTTCGAGGCCGGGCTGCCCTATGGCGTTTCGGTCGACCAGATCTCCGACCAGCCCGAGGTCGTCAAGGATGCCGTCAACGAGTTCATGGAGGCGCTTGGCGAAGCGCTGCTCATCGTGCTCGTCGTGTCGTTCCTGTCGATCGGCTGGCGCTCCGGCCTGGTGATCGCCATCGCCATTCCGCTCGTGCTCGCCGCGACATTCGCCATAATGTACGAGATCGGCATCGACTTGCAGCGCATCTCGCTCGGCGCGCTGATCATCGCGCTCGGCCTTTTGGTCGACGACGCCATGATCGTCGTCGAGATGATGGAACGAAAGCTGGAGGAAGGGCTGGTCAAGATCGAGGCGGCGAGCTTCGCTTATACCTCGACCGCCTTTCCCATGCTCACCGGCACGCTGATCACCACGGCGGGCTTCATCCCGGTCGGCTTCGCCGCATCCACCGCCGGCGAATATGTGCGCACGCTGTTCTACGTCGTCGGCATCGCGCTGGTCGTGTCGTGGTTCGTCGCAGTCTATTTTACGCCGTGGCTGGGCTACATGATCCTGAAACAGCGCAAGCACGCCGGCACCCATCACGATGTCTTCGACACGCGTTTCTACCGCCGCCTGCGCGCCACCGTCACCTGGGCCGTGCGCCACCGCATCATCGTGCTGGTGATGACGCTGGTCACCTTCGCCGCCAGCCTGTGGGCCTTCCAGTTCATCCCGCAGAACTTCTTCCCGCAATCCTCGCGCCCGGAAATCCTCGTCGATCTGTGGCTGCCGGAAGGCACCTCGATCAAGGAGGTCGAGAACCAGGCCAAGGCGCTGGAATCAAGGATGATGGACGATCCCGACAAGCGCTTCATCGCCACCTATATCGGCGAAGGCGCGCCGCGCTTCTTCCTGCCGCTCGACCAGCAGCTGCGCAATCCGAACTTCGCCCAGCTCCTGGTGATGGCCAAGGACGAGCCGGCGCGCGAGCGGCTGATCGTCAAGATGCGCGGAATCCTCGCCAAGGACTTCCCCTCGATCCGCGGCAAGGTCGACCGTCTCTTCCTCGGTCCGCCGACCGGCTGGCCGGTGCAGATGCGCGTCATGGGTCCGGACCGCAAGGAGGTGCGCCGCATCGCCGAGGAGGTGAAGGCGAAGTTCCAGGCCAACCCGCTGCTCGGCGCCATCCATGACGACTGGCTGGAGCCGGTGCCGGCGATGAAGCTGGTGATCGACCAGGATCGGGCTCGCGCCCTTGGCGTCACCTCGCAGCGCATCCGCCAGATGCTGCAGGCGACCATGTCCGGCGCGCCGCTCGACGACTTCCGCGACGGCGAGGAGACGGTCTCGATCGTCGCCCGCGAGCCGGACGCGACCCGCCATCTGCTCTCCTCGGTCGACTCGGTCTACATCCCTACCGACTTCGGCGGCTCGGTGCCGCTGTCGCAGGTGGCCAAGGTCGTGCCCGTCATGGAGCAGGGCATAGAGTGGCGGCGCGACCGCCTGCCGACGATCAGCGTGCGCGCCACGCTGCCGGACGGCGTGCAGTCGAACGACGTCGTCACCAAGATGTACAACGACATGAAGGACCTGCGCGCCGGCCTTGCGCCCGGCTACAAGATCGAGATCCAGGGTGGCGCCGAGGATTCGGCCGAGAGCCAGGCCTCGATCGCGGCCAAGGCGCCGATCATGCTCGCCATCATCGTCGTGCTCCTGATGGTCCAGCTGCAGCATTTCGGCAAATCGATGCTGGTGCTGGCCACCGGTCCGCTGGGCATCATCGGCGCCGCGGCGGCGCTGCTGATCAGCGGCGCGCCCTTCGGCTTCGTCGCCATCCTCGGCGTCATCGCGCTGCTCGGCATCATCATGCGCAATTCGATCATCCTGGTCGACCAGATCGATCAGGATATCGCGGCCGGCATGGAGCGATCGGAAGCGATCGTGGGTGCCGCCGTCCGCCGCTTCCGGCCGATCATGCTGACGGCACTGACCGCCGTGCTGGCGCTGATCCCGATCTCGCGCGCCGTCTTCTGGGGGCCGCTCGCCTACGCCATGATGGGCGGCATCCTGGTCGCCACGGTGCTCACCATCCTGGTGCTGCCGGCCGGCTACGCCCTGTTCTTCGGCCGCGCGCCGAAGAAGGCCCCGAGCGACGAGCAAGCGCCCGAACCGGAGACGGTCGAAGGCATCGAACGGCCGCAGCTGGCACTGGCCGCGGAATAA
- a CDS encoding LLM class flavin-dependent oxidoreductase: protein MSHKRQLRLGAFMRPVSLHTGAWRYPGAYADANFNFAHLKRFAQTLEAAKFDAFFMADHLAVLNMPIEALRRSHTVTSFEPFTLLSALAAVTDHIGLVATASTTFDAPYHIARRFASLDHISGGRAGWNIVTTSNPDAALNFGLDEHVEHDERYHRAREFYDVVTGLWDSFADDAFIRDAESGLYFDPSRLHVLDHKGEHLSVRGPLNIARPLQGWPVIVQAGASEAGRQLAAETAEVIFAAHADLAAGQRFSADVKGRAQKLGRARDDIKILPGAFVIVGDSVEEARAKRAKLDSLVYYESGIASLSIALGHDASGFDPDGPLPDIPETNASKSSRERVIELARNESLTVRQLAQRLGGYSGLAFIGTAKTIADEMEEWLLTDGSDGFNIMFPYLPAGLDDFAEKVIPELQRRGIFRREYEGSTLRENLGLKRPANRFFEEAAVRKAG from the coding sequence ATGTCACACAAGCGGCAATTGCGGCTTGGCGCCTTCATGCGCCCCGTCAGTCTTCACACCGGCGCCTGGCGCTATCCCGGCGCCTATGCCGACGCCAACTTCAACTTCGCGCATCTGAAGCGCTTCGCGCAGACGCTCGAGGCGGCGAAGTTCGACGCCTTCTTCATGGCCGACCATCTGGCCGTGCTCAACATGCCGATCGAGGCGCTGCGGCGCAGCCATACGGTGACGTCCTTCGAGCCGTTCACGCTGCTGTCGGCGCTCGCAGCCGTCACCGATCACATCGGCCTGGTCGCCACCGCCTCGACCACCTTCGACGCGCCGTATCACATCGCCCGGCGCTTCGCCTCGCTCGACCACATCAGCGGCGGCCGCGCCGGCTGGAACATCGTCACCACCTCCAACCCGGACGCGGCGCTGAATTTCGGCCTCGACGAGCATGTCGAGCACGACGAGCGCTACCACCGGGCGCGCGAGTTCTACGACGTCGTCACCGGGCTGTGGGACAGCTTTGCCGACGACGCCTTCATTCGCGACGCCGAAAGCGGCCTCTACTTCGATCCATCGCGGCTGCATGTGCTCGACCACAAGGGCGAGCATCTGTCGGTGCGCGGTCCGCTCAACATCGCCCGTCCACTGCAGGGCTGGCCGGTCATCGTCCAGGCCGGCGCGTCCGAGGCCGGCCGGCAGCTGGCGGCCGAAACAGCCGAGGTGATCTTCGCCGCCCATGCCGATCTCGCGGCCGGCCAGCGCTTCTCTGCCGACGTCAAGGGCCGGGCGCAGAAACTCGGCCGCGCGCGCGACGACATCAAGATCCTGCCCGGCGCCTTCGTCATCGTCGGCGATAGCGTCGAGGAGGCACGCGCCAAGCGCGCCAAGCTCGACAGCCTCGTTTACTATGAGAGCGGCATCGCCTCGCTGTCGATCGCGCTCGGCCACGACGCGTCCGGTTTCGATCCGGACGGACCGTTGCCGGACATTCCGGAGACCAATGCCTCTAAAAGCAGCCGCGAACGCGTCATCGAACTTGCGCGCAATGAAAGCCTGACGGTTCGCCAGCTGGCGCAACGGCTGGGCGGCTATTCCGGTCTGGCTTTCATCGGCACCGCCAAAACGATCGCCGACGAGATGGAGGAATGGCTGCTCACCGACGGGTCCGACGGCTTCAACATCATGTTTCCTTATCTGCCCGCCGGGCTCGACGATTTCGCCGAGAAGGTGATTCCCGAGCTGCAGCGGCGCGGAATCTTCAGACGGGAGTATGAAGGCTCGACGCTGCGCGAGAATCTCGGCTTGAAGCGTCCTGCAAACCGGTTCTTCGAAGAAGCGGCCGTCCGCAAGGCCGGCTGA